From a region of the Impatiens glandulifera chromosome 4, dImpGla2.1, whole genome shotgun sequence genome:
- the LOC124936243 gene encoding DNA-directed RNA polymerase V subunit 7, with product MYLKVDLSWNVIIKAENLDSKGLMLQRAIITRLLEEFALKKATKDLGYFIAVNTLDNIGEGRVRQHTGDVLFPVKFSCLTFKIFRGEVLEGVVHKIMKHGVFLRCGPIENLYLSNQKMPDYRYVPGENPIFMNDKMSKIERDLVVRVMVIATKYVEIEKEFQAVVSLEGNHLGPVS from the coding sequence ATGTATCTGAAGGTAGATCTATCATGGAATGTGATAATCAAAGCTGAAAACCTAGATTCCAAAGGATTGATGTTACAACGAGCCATAATAACACGTCTCTTAGAAGAGTTTGCGCTGAAGAAAGCAACGAAAGATCTCGGTTATTTCATTGCAGTTAACACATTGGATAATATCGGAGAAGGAAGAGTTAGACAACACACTGGTGATGTGCTTTTCCCTGTTAAATTCAGCTGCTTGACGTTTAAGATATTCAGAGGCGAGGTTCTGGAAGGCGTAGTTCATAAGATCATGAAGCATGGAGTGTTCTTGAGGTGTGGACCTATCGAGAATCTTTACCTCTCGAATCAGAAAATGCCTGATTATCGTTATGTCCCTGGAGAAAAccctatattcatgaatgataAGATGTCGAAGATTGAGAGAGACTTGGTGGTTCGCGTTATGGTGATTGCGACTAAATATGTTGAGATCGAGAAGGAGTTTCAAGCTGTTGTCAGCTTGGAAGGTAACCATCTCGGTCCTGTCTCTTAA
- the LOC124936206 gene encoding auxin-responsive protein IAA14-like, with product MTNLVGVDHVSMNLKETELCLGLPGAEAAAAAKVSGKRMFAETVEYLKLNIESGNESSNDMDLIKKEKMLTLEKNNQILDNDHAKPPAKAQVVGWPPVRNYRKNVMSTTTTQKMSNTEDEKAVNMSGGASFVKVSIDGAPYLRKMDLKMYKTYRQLSDALAMMFSSFTVGDCGSQQGMIDFMNERKLMDLLNSSEYVTTYEDKDGDWMLVGDVPWEMFVDSCKRLRIMKGSEAIGLAPRAMEKCKSKNRS from the exons ATGACGAACTTGGTCGGAGTTGATCACGTCAGCATGAATCTGAAGGAAACTGAACTCTGTCTTGGGCTTCCCGGAGCtgaggcggcggcggcggcgaagGTTAGCGGGAAGAGAATGTTTGCTGAAACTGTTGAATATTTGAAACTCAACATTGAAAGTGGAAATGAATCTTCAAATGACATGGATCTGATTAAGAAGGAAAAGATGTTAACTTTGGAGAAGAACAATCAGATTCTCGATAATGATCATGCCAAACCACCCGCCAA GGCGCAAGTGGTGGGTTGGCCTCCGGTGAGGAACTATCGTAAGAACGTGATGTCGACAACAACTACTCAGAAGATGAGTAACACTGAGGATGAAAAGGCGGTTAACATGAGTGGTGGTGCATCTTTTGTGAAGGTGAGCATAGATGGGGCGCCTTACCTTAGGAAGATGGACTTGAAAATGTACAAAACCTATCGCCAACTGTCGGATGCATTGGCTATGATGTTCTCTTCTTTCACTGTTGGCGATTGTGGATCTCAACAAGGAATGATTGATTTCATGAATGAGAGGAAGCTGATGGATCTTCTCAATAGTTCTGAGTATGTTACTACTTATGAAGATAAGGATGGTGATTGGATGCTTGTCGGAGATGTTCCTTGGGA GATGTTTGTGGATTCATGCAAACGCTTGCGTATCATGAAGGGATCTGAAGCAATTGGTCTTG CGCCAAGAGCTATGGAGAAATGCAAGAGCAAGAACAGGAGCTAA